The window TGTCATTGCTTTTTAACCCGTAAAACATAAAACCACCGGCTACCACGGCCGAAATGATGCCCCAATAAAACAGGCTGATCTGTTTGATCTGCCACCAGGCATCCAGTTCGCCATAATTACCGAATATACTCAGCATCCATAGCGAAAGGAACAAATACAGCAACCCAATGACGTAAGTAAGTTCCCAAAAGTATTGTATCCATTTTTGCTTTTTTAGGGCGTAGCATGCTGCCAGCAATATGGCGCCAAAACCAACAAAACGCAATGGATAGTTCATCCCTAAAAAATAATGGCTCCATTTTGTTTGGTAACCGGTTTCGGTACCAAACCAACTACCCAGCGATATGAGTGCGAATAGCCATATCAGCCTGGAATTGAAACGCCAGCCTAAAAAGCCATAAACAAATACCGAAATTAAGAACAGGATAGAAAAATGATGAGACCCGTTATCGAATGTTTTACCTAAATAAGCTATGCAGCAAGCAGTAAACAATACGCCGGTAAATATCAAGGCTTCGTTACTAAACACTTTTTCAGGGCGCTTTTTCTCCATCAGCCGGCCGTAATAGAAAAAGGCCACAGCAGCTATACACGATACTATGCTAATAACCACATCAGGTGTGTAATAAAGGCTTTTTATCCAGCGCACAATAGTATCGTTTATAATGAGTGAGCCAAAGGCTACGATACCGCAAAACAAAGCTATCCAAAAAGAATACTTAGCCAGGCGCATCCAATCAAAGCCTTTTACCGTAATGGAATTGCGCAGGTTTTCGGCGGTTTCCGCATTAAGTAAACCATCTTTTTCCCACTGGGCAATGGTTTTGATCAAAAATTCGCTTTCCTGTTTGTCCAGATCGAGTTTCATACCGGGATGAATATAAATGATTAATGCCGTAAACTAAATTTTGTTCTGTATAATTAATCACTTTAAAAGTTTCACCTCAGGCCATATTAAGCCTATCGCAAGTGTATGCATTTGCCTGTGTTTTTGCGGTAAAACTTTAAGATTAGTACTTTTGTTAAATACTAAACCCCAATTGTTATGGATAAAAGAGACTCGAGCATATTATACGGCATTTTAGGTATCTATGCTGTTCTGATCAGTTGGTATTACAACCACTCTATCATCCTTGCGCTTATCAGTTACCTGTTTTGGCCATTATACCTTATTTATGAAGTACTGATAGGTCATCTGGCGCACGGCTTGTGGAAGGAGATACCATTGTCGTATTTTAAATAAAACTGCTACAAAGTAGCTACATGCAACAGCGGCACATTGATATAAATGCGCCGCTGTTTTAGTTAAATTAGGAGTTGAATAGTTACGATCTTACCGCCCCTATTCTTTTAAGTAATTTTCTATTCTCGCGGCGGTGTATCAGTTTATAAACCATAGCATAAATAACCGGCAGTATTAGTAGTGTTAATATGGTTGAAGTAACCAGGCCGCCAATTACTACCACTGCCAGTGGTTTTTGTGTTTCGCTGCCAATACCGGTCGATATAGCTGCCGGCATCAGCCCTATGGCGGCCATCAGAGCGGTCATAACAACAGGGCGTACGCGGGAAATTACACCATCTAAAATGGCTTCGTCCAAATGCATACCGGCTTCCAGGTTTTTGCGGAAAACAGATACCAGGATCACCCCGTTTTGGATACATACACCAAACAAGGCAATAAAGCCAATACCTGCAGATATACTGAAGTTGATACCCGTAATATGCAGGGCCAAAATACCGCCAATTAATGCGAAAGGCACGTTCATAATTACCAGTGTAGCATCTTTCACATTACCAAAAGTGATGAACAGGATCAGGAAGATGACCAGCAAACAAATAGGCACCACATGTGCTAAAGTATTTGAAGCGCGGGTTTGGTTCTCAAACTCACCAGCCCAGGCAATGCTATAACCTTGGTCAAGGTGCACCATTCGGGCCACTTTGGCCTGTGCTTCGGCTATAGTACTGCCCAAATCGCGGCCGCGGTTACTGAATTTCACCGCAATGTGCCGGGTATTGTTATCGCGGTAAATAAACGCCGGACCAGTAATCGTTTTTATTTCGGCAATTTCTTTAATAGCTATTTTAGAACCGTTCATGGTAGGGACCATCAGGTTCTCTATCTTATCTTGTGTATCGCGGAAATCCTTTTGGTAACGCACGCGGATATCAAATCGGCGTTCGCCTTCATAAAGTTCGGTAGCGGCTTTACCGCCAATGGCCATTTCAATTACCGCGTTGGCGTCAGCGGTAGCTACGCCATACATGGCCATTTTGCGCTGGTCAAGTTCAATCCTGAACTCCGGCTGACCAAGGTTACGCAGTACCCCCAAATCGTCCACACCTTTCACTGTTTTCAATACGCGTAATACCTCGTCGGCTTTTTCATCCAGCACTTTAAAATCAGGGCCAAATATCTTTACAGCAAGGGCCGCGTTCACCCCGGCCACGGCTTCTTCCACGTTATCACGTATGGGTTGCGAATAGTTGAATACCGCGCCCGGTATTTTAGTTAATTGCCCATCCATCTGGTCTATCAAGTCGTCCTCGGTTACGCCTTTTGGCCATTCTTTTTTATTTTTCAGGTCAACCTGGATCTGCACATCAAAAAAGCCTTTAGGGTCGGTACCATCGTTAGTGCGGCCTACCTGTGCCAGGGTTTGCTTTACCTCGGGGAATTTTTCCAGTATCTGCATCATTTTTTGGTTGATACTTTCGGCTTCCGGTAATGATACGCTCATTGGCAATTCGGCTTCCACCCAAAGGGCGCCCTCATTCAGGTCGGGTAAAAATTCTGAACCCAAAAATTTGGCCGAGAAGAAAGTTAAGGCCATAAAAGCTATGGCGACAAGCAAACTTAATTTTTGGTTGCGATAGGTGAAGCTGAACATACGGCGCACGCCGTTTTCAAAGAATAGTACCACCACATTATGTTTCTCTTTAACATTTTTCCTTAAAAGGATGCTGGATAAGGCCGGCACCAGTGTAAGGGTAAATATCAAGGCGCCCAGCAAGGCAAAACCAAGCGTGTAAGCCAGTGGTGAGAACATTTTACCTTCTACTTTTTGGAACGCGAAAATTGGGATCAAACAAGTAATGATAATTAGCTTGGAGAAGAAAATAGCTTTGCCCATTTCGGCACCTACGTTTTTAAATAAGCCTAATTTGGCCAGCTTATTAAATTTCTCCATGCCCACCTCTTTGGCCTTATGATCGAGGGCTACAAAGATGCCTTCCACCATCACCACGGCCCCGTCTATAATAATCCCAAAGTCTACCGCGCCCATACTGAGCAGGTTGGCGCTCATGCCCTTTATCCGCATACAAATAAAGGCAAACAGCAAAGCCAGCGGGATAATAATAGCCACAGTTAGGGTAGTGCGCCAATCGGCCATAAACAAAAAAACGATTACAGTTACCAGCACAATACCTTCCAATAGGTTATGGATCACCGTTTCGGTACAGAAATCCATTAGGTTAGTACGATCGTAAAAGGTATCTATCTTTACATCTTTGGGCAGTACGTTATCGTTCAGGTCTTTAACTTTAGCGCGTACACGTTCCAGTACTTCAGCCGGGTTTTCGCCTTTGCGCATTACAATAATACCTTCAATAACATCTTTTTGCTTATCGCGGCTAACTTGTCCCAAACGCGGCAAACCTGCTTCATGCACGTCGGCCACGTCTTTAGCCAGGATAGGCACATTATTTACATTTTTGATAATGATGTTCCTTATCTCATCCACGCTGCCAATTAAACCTATTCCACGTACTACGTAGGCCTGGTCATTCTTTTCAATCACATCGCCGCCTACATTAATGTTACTGCGGTTTATTGCATTAAAAACATCCAATGATGTAAGGTTGTATTTTTGCAGCAAGGCTGGGTTAACGCTTACCTCGTAGCTTTTCTCCTCGCCCCCAAAGCTGTTCACATCGGCTACACCAGGCACAGATTTAAACTGGCGGTCTAATACCCAATCCTGTATAGCAGTCAATTCATGCAGCGATTTGGTTTTGCTTTTCAGCGTATAGCGATAAATCTCGCCGGTGGGGCCATAGGGCGGCTCTATTTCGGGTTTTACACCATCAGGCAGATCGGCATTGGCCAGGCGGCTTAATACCTGCTGGCGCGCAAAGGCATCGTCTACATCGTCATCAAAAATGATACGGGTATAGGATAAACCAAAAGCCGATGTGGTACGCAGGTTCGATTTTTTTTGTACCGAATTAAGTACCGTTTCTATAGGGATAGTGATAAACTTCTCCACCTCTTCGGCGCTGCGGCCGGGCCATTGCGCTATAATGATGATCTGTGTATTGGTTACATCGGGGAAGGTTTCGATAGGCGTGTTACTGTAACTCCATATCCCTATCACCACCAAAATGGCAGTCATAAAGAACACAAAGTAGCGGTGCCTTAACGAGAAATAGATAATATTTTTAATGAATTTGTTCATCGTTTGGTCATTAATCAGTGGTCAATTATTAAGTCAGAAGTAATTAGCCAAAAGTCATAAGTGGCTGATTTACGACTTAAAACTTTGAACTTCGGGCTTAATCAGCAGTCAACGCATCGTATAACAACAGTTGATTTTTAGAGATCACCTTATCGCCGGGGTTAAGGCCCGAAGCGATGTAGGTTATATTATCTACCGTTTTTATTACACTTACCTCGCGCACCTTTAAATCGCACTTGCTGTTGTAAACCACTACATAATTCTTGCTGCTGTCAAACACAATAGCCCTGGCCGGTACCGATACCGATTGTTGCTGTTCGCTGTTGGTGATGACCACAGTGGTAAACATTTCGGGCTTTAATAGCATATCGGGGTTAGGCAGTGCAATTTTTATCTTCATTACTTTATTGTCCGGGTCAAGCACCGAACTTATCTCGTTCACCTTGCCGGTGAATACTTTGCCGGGATAAGCTATGGTGGTCACTTTTGCCGTATAGCCAACTTTCACTTTGCTTATATCCGATTCAAACACATTGGCCCAAATCCAAACATCCTTCATATTACTGATCGTAAACATGCTGCCATTATTATCCTGGCGGATGAAGCTGCCTGCGGTGATGTTTTTCTCGATGATGTAACCGCTTTGCGGGGCTTTTATCACCAGCATGCCGTTCTCGTTGGTATTACCGCCGCCATTTATTGATAGTGCCGATTTTACTTTTCGGTTAGCAGCTATTGCTTTAGTATAGTTTTCTTTAGCTTCGGTATAATCCCGCTCGCTGCTGATGCCGTTTTTGTAGAGGTATTCAGCTTGTTCCAATTGCCGTTTGGCAACAGCTACATCTGCATTAGTAGATGACAGATCGGTATAGTTGCCGGCAATATCGGCGCTGCGCATTACAGCCAGGGTTTGGCCCTTGCTCACCTTATCGCCCAAGGATACTTTTACCTCTACTACCTGCCCGCTGCTAAAAGGGAATACTTTTACCACGTTATTATCATCGCTTGAAACTTCGCCAGAGAGGGTAAGCTCATCCTTCATGGTAGTAGTTTTGGCAGTATCAATAGCGATCATTTTTGCCAGCGAATCGCTGATGCAAACCTGTTTGCTGGCTTGGCTTTCCTGCACTTTTGGGTGACAGGCTGCCAGGCAAATCAGGGCAATTGAACCGGCCAGTAATATTTGTTTATTCATTTTTTTGTGTTATCTAAAGTTTTGTTGATCAGGGTTTAATTACAGTGGTGCCGGTAGCGAAATTAAGGTCGGCTATGGCTTTTTGTAGGTTGTATTGCTGTTGCAATATTTTCAACTTGGTATCTTTATAAGTGTCAAAAAAGTCAACAAACTCTATCAAGCCTATTTGCCTTTCCTGGAAGCTTTTTAGCATGCTTTTAAATAGTTTATCGTACTGTTCGTTAAAGGCAATTTGCTGGGTACTGAATAATTGCTGGTTCAGCTGGTACTGATTAACGGCTGAAACAACATCATTCTTTAAACGGACTTCACTGTCTTTTACGGTAGTTTCCTGGCTTAGCATATTGTATTTGGCCGATTTGATATTGCCCTGGTTGCGGTTAAAGAATGGCAGGGGTAAACCTATTTGCAAGCCATAATAATTTGGTGCATAGCTGCTGTTTTTATCGTAAGCCACGCCCAAAGTAATGTCCGGCGATGCCATGGCCTTTTGCAAAGCCAGATTATGTGTAGCCGATTCTAGTTGGTACTGGTTTGACAAGTAATCGGCCCGATTGGCTTTGGCTTGCTCTATCAACGCAGGGATATCCAGTTTTACAATTTTGTCTGGGACATCGTTAATTACAGGTAATATAAAGGTGGTTTCTTTAACGGACAGTAAGGTTTTTAATTCAGTTTGCAGATCGTTTATCTGTTTGCTGTTCTCCACCATGTCATTCTGCAGGCCAAACAGCAAGGCTTTTAGCCTTATTAAGTCTTTCATGGAAGTATTTCCTGCATCGTACGATTTTTGGATGGCGTTAACGAGGTTGGTAGCTGAAACGATTTCGTTTTGGTAGACCTTGCTTTGTTCTATCAGTGTAGCCAACTGACTAAAATCTAACTGCAAATTATAGTGCAGGTTGCGCATCAAATCGTTAAACTGGGCTTCCTGTACTTTTGCATCTGCTTTGGCTATCTGCACTTGTTTACCGCGCTTGCCAGCGGTGGTAAATACCTGGCTTAGTTGTACAAATACCTGCCCTTCACCCAGGGATGAATTATGGTAAAAGAATTTTTTGCTACCCCCATCATAGATGTTCTGATCGGTGCTTAATACTGGGTTATCCCATAATTTTG of the Mucilaginibacter boryungensis genome contains:
- a CDS encoding DUF2157 domain-containing protein, whose protein sequence is MKLDLDKQESEFLIKTIAQWEKDGLLNAETAENLRNSITVKGFDWMRLAKYSFWIALFCGIVAFGSLIINDTIVRWIKSLYYTPDVVISIVSCIAAVAFFYYGRLMEKKRPEKVFSNEALIFTGVLFTACCIAYLGKTFDNGSHHFSILFLISVFVYGFLGWRFNSRLIWLFALISLGSWFGTETGYQTKWSHYFLGMNYPLRFVGFGAILLAACYALKKQKWIQYFWELTYVIGLLYLFLSLWMLSIFGNYGELDAWWQIKQISLFYWGIISAVVAGGFMFYGLKSNDIIAREFGITFLIIFLYTKYFEYFWNETNMAVFFSILAASFWLIGRKAEKIWNLKGKDDKDSI
- a CDS encoding efflux RND transporter permease subunit, whose translation is MNKFIKNIIYFSLRHRYFVFFMTAILVVIGIWSYSNTPIETFPDVTNTQIIIIAQWPGRSAEEVEKFITIPIETVLNSVQKKSNLRTTSAFGLSYTRIIFDDDVDDAFARQQVLSRLANADLPDGVKPEIEPPYGPTGEIYRYTLKSKTKSLHELTAIQDWVLDRQFKSVPGVADVNSFGGEEKSYEVSVNPALLQKYNLTSLDVFNAINRSNINVGGDVIEKNDQAYVVRGIGLIGSVDEIRNIIIKNVNNVPILAKDVADVHEAGLPRLGQVSRDKQKDVIEGIIVMRKGENPAEVLERVRAKVKDLNDNVLPKDVKIDTFYDRTNLMDFCTETVIHNLLEGIVLVTVIVFLFMADWRTTLTVAIIIPLALLFAFICMRIKGMSANLLSMGAVDFGIIIDGAVVMVEGIFVALDHKAKEVGMEKFNKLAKLGLFKNVGAEMGKAIFFSKLIIITCLIPIFAFQKVEGKMFSPLAYTLGFALLGALIFTLTLVPALSSILLRKNVKEKHNVVVLFFENGVRRMFSFTYRNQKLSLLVAIAFMALTFFSAKFLGSEFLPDLNEGALWVEAELPMSVSLPEAESINQKMMQILEKFPEVKQTLAQVGRTNDGTDPKGFFDVQIQVDLKNKKEWPKGVTEDDLIDQMDGQLTKIPGAVFNYSQPIRDNVEEAVAGVNAALAVKIFGPDFKVLDEKADEVLRVLKTVKGVDDLGVLRNLGQPEFRIELDQRKMAMYGVATADANAVIEMAIGGKAATELYEGERRFDIRVRYQKDFRDTQDKIENLMVPTMNGSKIAIKEIAEIKTITGPAFIYRDNNTRHIAVKFSNRGRDLGSTIAEAQAKVARMVHLDQGYSIAWAGEFENQTRASNTLAHVVPICLLVIFLILFITFGNVKDATLVIMNVPFALIGGILALHITGINFSISAGIGFIALFGVCIQNGVILVSVFRKNLEAGMHLDEAILDGVISRVRPVVMTALMAAIGLMPAAISTGIGSETQKPLAVVVIGGLVTSTILTLLILPVIYAMVYKLIHRRENRKLLKRIGAVRS
- a CDS encoding efflux RND transporter periplasmic adaptor subunit, with translation MNKQILLAGSIALICLAACHPKVQESQASKQVCISDSLAKMIAIDTAKTTTMKDELTLSGEVSSDDNNVVKVFPFSSGQVVEVKVSLGDKVSKGQTLAVMRSADIAGNYTDLSSTNADVAVAKRQLEQAEYLYKNGISSERDYTEAKENYTKAIAANRKVKSALSINGGGNTNENGMLVIKAPQSGYIIEKNITAGSFIRQDNNGSMFTISNMKDVWIWANVFESDISKVKVGYTAKVTTIAYPGKVFTGKVNEISSVLDPDNKVMKIKIALPNPDMLLKPEMFTTVVITNSEQQQSVSVPARAIVFDSSKNYVVVYNSKCDLKVREVSVIKTVDNITYIASGLNPGDKVISKNQLLLYDALTAD
- a CDS encoding TolC family protein, producing MLKHNIRIGLFCGFAMALFHTGYAQTDTLRLNFQDAEKAFLQNNLALLAQKYNVEASKAMISQAKLWDNPVLSTDQNIYDGGSKKFFYHNSSLGEGQVFVQLSQVFTTAGKRGKQVQIAKADAKVQEAQFNDLMRNLHYNLQLDFSQLATLIEQSKVYQNEIVSATNLVNAIQKSYDAGNTSMKDLIRLKALLFGLQNDMVENSKQINDLQTELKTLLSVKETTFILPVINDVPDKIVKLDIPALIEQAKANRADYLSNQYQLESATHNLALQKAMASPDITLGVAYDKNSSYAPNYYGLQIGLPLPFFNRNQGNIKSAKYNMLSQETTVKDSEVRLKNDVVSAVNQYQLNQQLFSTQQIAFNEQYDKLFKSMLKSFQERQIGLIEFVDFFDTYKDTKLKILQQQYNLQKAIADLNFATGTTVIKP